One Verrucomicrobiia bacterium genomic region harbors:
- the aspS gene encoding aspartate--tRNA ligase has product MSFRTHHCEELRVDHVGRHVTLVGWVDSRRDHGGVIFVDLRDREGLTQVVFNPEVAAETTTIAHGLRSEFVIQVEGEVVKRLEGTTNGKLATGEIEVMAKKVAILNRAEVLPFPLDEDEVNEDLRLQYRYLDLRRRKMVRNLQVRHRVVKVVRDYFDGQGFLEVETPILSKSTPEGARDFLVPSRLSPGKFYALPQAPQQYKQLLMVAGLERYFQIAKCFRDEDLRADRQPEFTQVDVEASFVTREEIIGWMEGLLKNIFKIAKGIEISVPFPRLTYAEAMNRFGSDKPDTRFGMELVDLGEVFAKSEFKVFKSALESGGVVKAINAKGLAKITTGQIEMLTEMAKQYGAKGLAFIKVENGEWKSPIVKFFSDAERAELTKRLGIGEGDLILFGADRWEVVCEVLGRIRLQAAELLGWLKEDSVVSALNFLWVIDFPLLAFNSEENKWDAVHHPFTRPKLEDVDLLEGGEYGKVRAEAYDVVLNGVEIGGGSIRIHEPDLQARMFEILGVDAQRQETMFGHLLKAFSYGAPPHGGIALGLDRLVMLLCGESSIRDVMAFPKNNRGQDLLTQSPSEIDIKQLRELNLSKKF; this is encoded by the coding sequence AGGTGGCAGCGGAGACGACGACAATTGCGCATGGATTGCGTTCGGAATTTGTAATTCAGGTAGAGGGTGAGGTGGTGAAACGTTTGGAGGGGACGACGAATGGGAAGTTGGCCACGGGTGAGATTGAGGTGATGGCGAAAAAGGTGGCGATTTTGAATCGGGCTGAGGTTTTGCCTTTTCCTTTGGATGAGGATGAGGTGAATGAGGATTTGCGGTTGCAGTATCGTTATTTGGATTTGCGGCGTCGTAAAATGGTGAGGAATTTGCAAGTGCGTCATCGTGTGGTGAAGGTGGTGCGGGATTATTTTGATGGGCAAGGGTTTTTGGAGGTGGAGACGCCGATTTTGTCGAAGAGCACGCCGGAGGGGGCGCGCGATTTTTTGGTGCCGAGTCGGTTGTCGCCTGGAAAATTTTATGCCTTACCGCAAGCGCCTCAGCAGTATAAGCAGCTTTTGATGGTGGCTGGGTTGGAGCGTTATTTTCAGATTGCGAAGTGTTTTCGGGATGAAGATTTGCGCGCGGATCGTCAACCGGAATTTACGCAGGTGGATGTGGAGGCTTCTTTTGTGACGCGGGAAGAGATTATCGGATGGATGGAGGGTTTGTTAAAAAATATTTTTAAAATTGCTAAGGGTATTGAAATTTCTGTTCCTTTTCCCCGTTTGACTTATGCGGAGGCTATGAATCGGTTTGGTAGCGATAAACCGGACACGCGTTTTGGGATGGAGTTGGTAGATTTGGGTGAGGTGTTTGCGAAGAGTGAGTTTAAAGTTTTTAAATCGGCTTTGGAATCAGGCGGGGTGGTGAAGGCAATTAATGCGAAGGGATTGGCAAAAATTACTACGGGTCAGATCGAGATGTTGACGGAGATGGCTAAGCAGTATGGCGCGAAGGGGCTGGCGTTTATTAAAGTGGAAAATGGCGAGTGGAAGTCGCCGATTGTGAAGTTTTTTTCTGATGCAGAAAGGGCGGAGCTGACGAAACGTTTGGGAATTGGGGAAGGAGATTTGATTTTGTTTGGTGCAGATCGTTGGGAGGTGGTGTGTGAGGTGTTGGGACGTATTCGTTTGCAGGCGGCGGAGTTGTTGGGTTGGTTGAAAGAGGATTCTGTGGTTTCGGCATTGAATTTTTTATGGGTTATTGATTTTCCTTTGTTGGCTTTTAATTCGGAAGAAAATAAATGGGATGCGGTGCATCATCCTTTTACGCGTCCGAAGTTAGAGGATGTTGATTTATTGGAGGGCGGAGAATATGGCAAGGTGCGTGCGGAAGCTTATGATGTAGTGTTGAATGGGGTGGAAATTGGTGGAGGAAGTATTCGTATTCATGAGCCGGATTTGCAAGCGCGGATGTTTGAGATTTTGGGAGTAGACGCGCAGAGGCAGGAGACGATGTTTGGTCATTTGTTAAAGGCGTTTTCGTATGGAGCTCCACCGCATGGGGGGATTGCTTTGGGGTTGGATCGTTTAGTTATGCTTTTGTGTGGTGAAAGTAGTATTAGAGATGTTATGGCTTTTCCAAAAAATAATCGTGGTCAGGATTTGCTGACTCAATCACCTTCTGAAATTGATATTAAACAGTTGAGGGAGTTGAACTTAAGTAAAAAATTTTAA
- a CDS encoding FG-GAP repeat protein: MLKNKTLFIKQLFILLFFLSPVISTFSACEAEKVFLTFDWKQETGEAFGFSSALSGDFIFVGAPSAYSTKGAVYIYRKVNGDWQTHQELVIPDAVVGDAFGTTVAVEGNYAVMGCQYMKSGRGVAYVFKREANNQWVQQAKLEPSDNNKQFQKWYGSAVAISSNWLAVGAISDDEKGFWAGAAYLYEKQNDTWVFRKKLTSPEPQVEGYFGGAVALSGDLLAVGSYGQDIKVDGGVAPAAGTVYMYVRSGTEWNLEKQLIASDKKGVDHFGKAVALKDNRVIVGAPDKNFQENGKFASGAGAAYVFRRWKVFNSIIWWEEDKLLAFKPYQGAEFGDAVSINGDWAVVGCREDSYAIYPQPFVYENAGSVFTFAYTKEYSWSPVAQIKGMDQQWGSANYRFGENVSMDGDNILVSAPLWGGDNTGAAFLFHKFCGARIPQ, from the coding sequence ATGTTAAAAAATAAAACTTTATTTATAAAACAATTATTTATTTTATTGTTTTTCCTGAGCCCTGTTATTTCAACCTTTTCTGCCTGTGAAGCAGAAAAAGTGTTTTTAACATTTGATTGGAAGCAAGAAACTGGCGAGGCATTTGGTTTTTCGAGTGCTCTTTCAGGAGATTTTATTTTTGTGGGTGCACCTTCGGCTTATTCAACAAAAGGAGCGGTATATATTTATCGCAAGGTCAATGGGGATTGGCAAACACATCAAGAGTTGGTGATTCCTGATGCAGTAGTTGGGGATGCGTTTGGAACGACGGTGGCGGTGGAGGGTAATTATGCTGTGATGGGCTGTCAATATATGAAGAGTGGCAGGGGAGTAGCTTACGTTTTTAAGCGGGAAGCTAATAATCAATGGGTTCAGCAAGCGAAGTTAGAACCATCCGATAATAATAAACAGTTTCAAAAATGGTATGGGAGTGCGGTTGCTATTTCCAGTAATTGGTTAGCAGTAGGAGCTATTTCGGATGATGAAAAAGGTTTTTGGGCAGGCGCAGCTTATCTTTATGAAAAGCAAAATGACACATGGGTTTTTCGTAAGAAATTAACCTCTCCAGAACCTCAAGTTGAAGGTTATTTTGGGGGCGCGGTCGCTCTTTCCGGTGATTTATTGGCTGTAGGATCGTATGGGCAAGATATTAAAGTTGATGGGGGAGTGGCACCTGCAGCCGGAACAGTTTATATGTATGTGCGATCGGGCACGGAATGGAATTTGGAAAAACAGCTTATCGCTTCTGATAAAAAGGGTGTAGACCATTTTGGTAAGGCGGTGGCTTTGAAAGATAATCGAGTGATTGTTGGAGCGCCGGATAAAAACTTTCAGGAAAATGGTAAGTTTGCTTCTGGGGCAGGAGCCGCTTATGTGTTTCGTCGCTGGAAAGTGTTTAATAGCATTATTTGGTGGGAGGAAGATAAATTGTTAGCTTTTAAACCGTATCAAGGAGCAGAATTTGGTGATGCGGTGAGTATTAATGGAGATTGGGCAGTAGTGGGTTGTCGAGAGGATAGTTATGCGATTTATCCTCAACCTTTTGTTTATGAGAATGCGGGTAGTGTTTTCACTTTTGCTTATACGAAAGAATATAGTTGGAGTCCAGTTGCTCAGATTAAAGGAATGGACCAGCAATGGGGGAGCGCCAATTATCGATTTGGAGAAAATGTATCGATGGATGGTGACAATATTTTAGTGAGTGCGCCTCTCTGGGGCGGAGATAATACTGGAGCGGCTTTTCTTTTTCACAAGTTTTGTGGAGCGCGAATTCCTCAATAA